One genomic region from Pseudomonas hormoni encodes:
- a CDS encoding chorismate--pyruvate lyase family protein yields the protein MPHSKPPFWLPQSQLAPLPDASTLDWLFDEGSLTRRLIRLSNDGFSVTPLFEGWQPLRADECAALDLAEGSEGWVREVYLRGHGEAWVFARSVAARSALQGDGLHMDELGSRSLGELLFCDQAFQRRAIEVCHYPQEWLPAECRAPELWGRRSRFDRGTLSVLVAEIFLPTLWLATRAHPENC from the coding sequence GTGCCGCACTCAAAACCTCCATTCTGGCTTCCCCAAAGCCAACTCGCGCCTCTCCCCGACGCTTCTACCCTCGACTGGCTGTTCGACGAAGGCTCGCTGACCCGACGGTTGATCCGCTTGTCGAATGACGGTTTCAGCGTCACGCCATTGTTCGAAGGCTGGCAACCGCTGCGCGCGGACGAATGTGCTGCGCTGGATCTGGCCGAAGGCAGCGAAGGCTGGGTGCGCGAGGTGTATCTGCGCGGCCACGGCGAAGCCTGGGTATTCGCCCGCAGCGTGGCGGCACGCAGCGCATTGCAGGGCGATGGTTTGCACATGGACGAGTTGGGCAGTCGCTCGCTGGGCGAATTACTGTTTTGCGATCAGGCGTTTCAGCGTCGCGCCATCGAGGTTTGTCACTATCCTCAGGAATGGCTGCCAGCGGAGTGCCGGGCACCTGAACTATGGGGCCGTCGCTCACGCTTCGACCGTGGCACCTTGAGCGTACTGGTCGCCGAGATTTTCCTGCCGACCTTGTGGCTCGCTACCCGCGCCCATCCGGAGAACTGCTGA
- the ubiA gene encoding 4-hydroxybenzoate octaprenyltransferase → MYQSLLKSLNRLNPRAWDFIQLTRMDKPIGIYLLLWPTLWALWIAGKGSPSLANVVIFVLGVVLTRAGGCVINDWADRKVDGHVKRTEQRPLVSGRISSKEALVFFALLMGVSFLLVLCTNAATVWLSFGGLALAFSYPFMKRYTYYPQVVLGAAFSWGMPMAFTAETGELPAAAWLLWIANLMWTVAYDTYYAMTDRDDDLKIGVKSTAILFGEADRVIILTLQGLALGCLLLAGSKFELGGWFHLGLLAAAGCFAWEFWYTRGKDRMRCFKAFLHNHWAGLAIFVGIVLDYATR, encoded by the coding sequence ATGTACCAGAGCCTGCTCAAGTCCCTGAACCGCTTGAACCCTCGGGCCTGGGATTTCATTCAGCTGACGCGCATGGACAAGCCGATCGGCATTTACCTGCTGCTGTGGCCGACGCTGTGGGCGCTGTGGATTGCCGGTAAAGGTTCGCCGTCGCTGGCCAACGTGGTGATTTTTGTCCTTGGTGTGGTGCTGACCCGCGCTGGGGGCTGCGTGATCAATGACTGGGCGGACCGCAAGGTCGATGGCCATGTGAAACGCACCGAGCAACGGCCACTGGTGAGCGGCAGGATCAGTTCCAAAGAGGCCCTGGTGTTTTTTGCGCTGCTGATGGGCGTGAGTTTCCTGCTGGTGTTGTGCACCAACGCGGCGACGGTCTGGCTGTCGTTTGGCGGTTTGGCGCTGGCCTTCAGTTACCCGTTCATGAAGCGTTACACCTATTACCCACAAGTGGTGCTGGGCGCGGCGTTTTCCTGGGGGATGCCGATGGCGTTCACGGCCGAAACCGGTGAACTGCCGGCGGCGGCGTGGTTGCTGTGGATCGCGAATCTGATGTGGACAGTGGCTTACGACACCTATTACGCCATGACTGATCGCGACGACGATTTGAAGATCGGTGTGAAATCCACGGCGATTCTGTTTGGCGAGGCGGACCGGGTGATCATTCTGACCCTGCAAGGGTTGGCACTGGGTTGCCTGTTGCTGGCCGGGTCGAAGTTCGAGCTCGGTGGCTGGTTCCACTTGGGCTTGCTGGCGGCGGCGGGCTGTTTTGCGTGGGAGTTCTGGTACACACGCGGCAAGGACCGGATGCGTTGCTTCAAGGCGTTTTTGCACAACCACTGGGCGGGGTTGGCGATTTTTGTGGGGATTGTGCTGGATTACGCGACCCGCTGA
- a CDS encoding COG4315 family predicted lipoprotein encodes MKQYSHSFKALMLTAALALPSMAFAAEPVMMKEGVMADHKGMTLYTFDKDTGGKSVCTGECAEYWPPFKAEAGAKAEGDWTIVKRDDGTMQWAYKGKPLYYFKKDAKPGDKAGDKMKDVWHVITNSGPKM; translated from the coding sequence ATGAAGCAATACTCGCATTCCTTCAAGGCTCTGATGCTGACCGCAGCCCTGGCGTTGCCATCAATGGCCTTCGCGGCTGAGCCTGTGATGATGAAAGAAGGTGTGATGGCGGACCACAAGGGCATGACCCTTTACACGTTCGACAAGGACACGGGTGGCAAGTCTGTGTGCACGGGTGAGTGTGCAGAGTACTGGCCACCGTTCAAGGCGGAAGCGGGTGCCAAGGCTGAAGGTGACTGGACGATCGTCAAGCGTGACGATGGCACGATGCAGTGGGCCTACAAGGGCAAACCGCTGTACTACTTCAAGAAGGACGCGAAACCGGGAGACAAGGCCGGTGACAAAATGAAGGACGTTTGGCACGTGATCACCAACTCCGGACCGAAGATGTAG
- the phoB gene encoding phosphate regulon transcriptional regulator PhoB, whose product MVGRSILIVDDEAPIREMIAVALEMAGYDCLEAENSQQAHAIIVDRKPDLILLDWMLPGTSGIELARRLKRDELTGDIPIIMLTAKGEEDNKIQGLEVGADDYITKPFSPRELVARLKAVLRRAGPADGETPIEVGGLLLDPISHRVTIDGKPAEMGPTEYRLLQFFMTHQERAYTRGQLLDQVWGGNVYVEERTVDVHIRRLRKALGDAYENLVQTVRGTGYRFSTKA is encoded by the coding sequence ATGGTTGGCAGGAGCATTCTGATCGTCGACGACGAAGCGCCCATTCGCGAAATGATCGCCGTTGCGTTGGAAATGGCCGGCTATGACTGCCTGGAGGCTGAGAACTCGCAGCAGGCCCACGCCATCATTGTCGACCGCAAACCGGACCTGATCCTGCTCGACTGGATGCTGCCGGGCACCTCCGGCATCGAATTGGCCCGCCGCTTGAAGCGCGATGAGCTGACCGGGGACATCCCGATCATCATGCTCACCGCCAAGGGCGAAGAGGACAACAAGATCCAGGGCCTGGAAGTCGGCGCCGACGACTACATCACCAAACCGTTTTCCCCACGTGAGCTGGTGGCGCGCTTGAAGGCTGTGCTGCGCCGTGCCGGGCCTGCCGATGGCGAGACGCCGATTGAAGTCGGTGGCCTGCTGCTGGACCCGATCAGCCACCGCGTGACCATCGACGGCAAACCCGCCGAGATGGGCCCGACCGAATACCGCTTGCTGCAGTTTTTCATGACCCACCAGGAACGCGCCTACACCCGCGGCCAGTTGCTGGATCAGGTCTGGGGCGGCAACGTCTATGTGGAAGAACGCACCGTGGACGTGCACATTCGTCGTCTGCGCAAAGCCCTCGGTGACGCCTACGAAAATCTGGTACAAACCGTGCGCGGCACCGGTTACCGCTTTTCTACCAAAGCCTGA
- the phoR gene encoding phosphate regulon sensor histidine kinase PhoR, giving the protein MLLLVTACLVIGLITGYYGWSLAAGLGLYLAWTLKQLLRLHEWLRLHKPDEAPPDGYGLWGEVFDSIYHLQRRDQRVRGRLQAVIDRVQESTAALKDAVIMLDTDGNLEWWNRAAETLLGLKTPQDSGQPVTNLVRHPRFKEYFEQENYAEPLEIPSPTNDRLRIQLYITRYGNNEHLMLVRDVTRIHQLEQMRKDFIANVSHELRTPLTVICGYLETLLDNVEDVNPRWSRALQQMQQQGGRMQTLLNDLLLLAKLEATDYPSDNQPVAIDGLLQSIKGDAQQLSGQKNQRITLEADPTIQLKGSEAELRSAFSNLVFNAVKYTPAEGNIRIRWWGDEQGAHLSVQDSGIGIDSKHLPRLTERFYRVDSSRNSNTGGTGLGLAIVKHVLLRHRARMEISSVPGHGSTFTCHFAPAQVTKTRVISTAD; this is encoded by the coding sequence ATGCTGCTACTGGTCACCGCCTGCCTGGTGATCGGCCTGATCACCGGCTACTACGGCTGGAGCCTCGCCGCGGGCCTGGGCCTTTACCTGGCCTGGACCCTCAAGCAATTGCTGCGTCTGCATGAATGGCTGCGCCTGCACAAACCCGATGAAGCACCGCCCGATGGCTATGGCCTGTGGGGCGAAGTGTTCGACAGCATTTATCACCTGCAACGCCGCGACCAACGCGTGCGCGGACGCCTGCAAGCGGTGATCGACCGGGTTCAGGAGTCCACCGCCGCGCTGAAAGACGCGGTGATCATGCTCGACACCGACGGCAACCTCGAATGGTGGAACCGCGCGGCGGAAACCCTGCTCGGTCTCAAGACGCCACAGGACAGCGGCCAACCGGTGACCAACCTGGTGCGCCATCCGCGCTTCAAGGAATACTTCGAGCAGGAAAACTACGCCGAACCGCTGGAAATTCCGTCACCAACCAACGACCGTCTGCGCATTCAGCTGTACATCACCCGCTACGGCAACAACGAACATTTGATGCTGGTGCGCGACGTGACGCGCATCCATCAGCTGGAACAGATGCGTAAGGACTTCATCGCCAACGTCTCCCACGAACTGCGCACACCGCTGACGGTGATCTGCGGCTATCTGGAAACCCTGCTCGACAATGTCGAGGACGTGAACCCACGCTGGAGCCGTGCCTTGCAGCAAATGCAGCAACAAGGCGGGCGTATGCAGACGCTGCTCAACGACTTACTGCTGCTGGCCAAACTGGAAGCCACCGATTACCCGTCGGACAACCAGCCCGTGGCCATCGACGGCTTGCTGCAATCGATCAAGGGCGACGCTCAGCAACTGTCCGGGCAGAAAAATCAGCGCATCACTCTCGAGGCCGACCCGACGATTCAGCTCAAGGGCAGCGAAGCCGAACTGCGCAGCGCGTTTTCCAACCTGGTATTCAACGCGGTGAAATACACCCCCGCCGAAGGCAATATCCGCATTCGCTGGTGGGGCGACGAACAAGGCGCGCACCTGAGCGTGCAGGACTCCGGCATCGGCATCGACAGCAAACACCTGCCGCGCCTGACCGAACGTTTCTACCGTGTCGACTCCAGCCGCAACTCCAACACCGGTGGCACCGGCCTTGGCTTGGCGATCGTCAAACACGTGTTGCTGCGCCACCGCGCACGGATGGAAATCAGCAGCGTGCCGGGCCACGGCAGTACGTTTACCTGCCATTTCGCGCCAGCTCAGGTCACGAAAACGCGAGTCATCAGTACGGCCGATTGA